One Deltaproteobacteria bacterium genomic window carries:
- a CDS encoding XdhC family protein, whose translation MDEIYKGIEKLFKEGRSGVLATIIRQAGPSPRGIGTKCLIKDDGSFVGTIGGGILEARTLAEARKVFETRLPTRLHFSLDGTDVAATDMLCGGRVEVFLEPVAAGDPICVTLFQRTGEGLRKGQSSLLITLLDSKRWQHGAVPKVLFGNSGEVSGLLPGAQGIAEAVLHDRKKILASGHLSVSSMPDDSGLMTEVLMEPIAARSFLYVFGAGHVSRQIVPLAAGVGFHVAVIDDREDFADPGHFPEAGEVRCIPFEGAVERLAVDDASFVVIVTRGHMGDKTVLAQALKTEARYIGMIGSRQKRDLIYEALSAEGFTQEDLDRVHSPIGIEIGAETPAEIAVSIVAELIQVRRGKEK comes from the coding sequence ATGGACGAGATATATAAGGGGATTGAAAAACTTTTCAAGGAAGGGCGGTCCGGGGTTCTGGCGACCATCATCCGGCAGGCGGGCCCGTCGCCTCGGGGGATCGGGACCAAGTGTCTGATTAAGGATGACGGGTCGTTTGTGGGGACCATCGGCGGGGGCATTCTCGAGGCCCGGACACTCGCGGAGGCCAGGAAGGTCTTTGAGACCCGGCTTCCAACCCGTCTTCATTTCTCACTCGACGGGACGGATGTGGCTGCCACCGACATGCTCTGCGGAGGCCGGGTGGAGGTCTTTCTGGAACCGGTTGCGGCCGGTGATCCAATCTGTGTCACCCTGTTTCAAAGGACCGGAGAGGGCCTGCGAAAGGGCCAAAGCAGCCTCCTGATCACCCTCCTCGATTCAAAACGATGGCAACACGGTGCCGTACCCAAGGTTTTATTCGGGAATAGCGGTGAGGTGTCAGGGCTTCTGCCAGGTGCTCAGGGCATCGCAGAGGCCGTTTTGCACGATCGAAAGAAGATCCTGGCATCCGGGCATCTGTCTGTTTCCTCCATGCCGGACGATTCCGGCCTGATGACAGAGGTCTTGATGGAGCCGATTGCAGCCAGGTCGTTCCTCTATGTGTTCGGGGCCGGCCATGTATCCAGGCAGATCGTTCCCCTGGCAGCCGGCGTCGGCTTTCATGTGGCGGTCATTGACGACAGGGAGGATTTCGCCGATCCCGGCCATTTCCCGGAGGCAGGGGAGGTTCGGTGTATCCCCTTTGAAGGGGCCGTGGAACGTTTGGCCGTGGACGATGCCTCCTTTGTGGTCATTGTAACGCGGGGGCATATGGGGGATAAGACGGTCCTGGCCCAGGCGCTGAAAACAGAGGCCCGGTATATCGGCATGATCGGCAGCAGGCAGAAGCGGGATCTGATTTATGAGGCCCTGTCAGCCGAAGGTTTCACACAAGAGGACCTTGACAGGGTCCATTCCCCCATTGGGATCGAGATCGGGGCAGAGACGCCTGCAGAGATCGCCGTGAGCATTGTGGCCGAGCTCATCCAGGTGAGGAGAGGAAAGGAGAAATAA
- a CDS encoding lactate utilization protein, with protein MENDYQSWLWEKLGGQCVSNLKKHGFDAHFVSSRDEARDLLLRMISDYEDFGFGGSDTTRSLGIVEALRAKGKTLYDHWQKGLTKEEDLEIRLQQGRCDCFLCSANAISVTGEIINVDGIGNRTNAMTFGPKKVCIVAGMNKVRPDLESALRRIKEVAAPMRARSLGMETPCAETGICSDCNAPQRICRATVILHRRPMLTDISVVLINASLGF; from the coding sequence ATGGAAAATGACTACCAGTCGTGGCTTTGGGAGAAACTGGGGGGACAATGCGTCAGCAACCTGAAGAAGCACGGGTTTGACGCGCACTTTGTCTCTTCGCGGGATGAGGCCAGGGACCTGCTTCTCAGGATGATTTCAGACTATGAGGATTTCGGATTCGGCGGGTCGGACACCACGCGGTCCTTGGGAATCGTGGAGGCGCTGAGGGCCAAAGGGAAGACCCTGTATGACCACTGGCAGAAGGGACTGACCAAGGAAGAGGATCTGGAGATCCGACTCCAACAGGGGAGGTGCGACTGTTTCCTCTGCAGCGCCAATGCAATATCCGTCACGGGCGAGATCATCAATGTGGACGGCATCGGCAACCGCACCAATGCCATGACCTTCGGTCCGAAAAAGGTCTGCATCGTCGCCGGCATGAACAAGGTGAGGCCGGACCTCGAATCGGCGCTCAGAAGGATAAAGGAGGTGGCCGCCCCGATGCGGGCCAGGAGCCTCGGCATGGAAACCCCCTGCGCCGAGACCGGTATCTGCAGCGACTGCAACGCCCCCCAGCGGATCTGCCGCGCCACGGTAATCCTTCACCGCCGGCCCATGTTAACCGATATATCGGTGGTCCTGATCAATGCGTCCCTGGGATTCTGA